From one Bos indicus x Bos taurus breed Angus x Brahman F1 hybrid chromosome 7, Bos_hybrid_MaternalHap_v2.0, whole genome shotgun sequence genomic stretch:
- the CXCL14 gene encoding C-X-C motif chemokine 14, with translation MRLLTAALLLLLLALCAARVDGSKCKCSRKGPKIRYSDVKKLEMKPKYPHCEEKMVIITTKSMSRYRGQEHCLHPKLQSTKRFIKWYNAWNEKRRVYEE, from the exons ATGAGGCTCCTGACCGCCGCgctgctcctgctgctcctgGCGCTGTGTGCCGCGCGCGTGGACG GGTCCAAATGCAAGTGCTCCCGAAAGGGACCCAAGATCCGCTACAGCGACGTGAAGAAGCTGGAAATGAAGCCAAAGTACCCGCACTGCGAGGAGAAGATGGTTAT CATCACCACCAAGAGCATGTCCAGGTACCGGGGTCAGGAGCACTGCCTGCACCCCAAGCTGCAGAGCACCAAGCGGTTCATCAAATGGTACAACGCCTGGAACGAGAAGCGCAG GGTCTACGAAGAATAG